From the Panulirus ornatus isolate Po-2019 chromosome 58, ASM3632096v1, whole genome shotgun sequence genome, one window contains:
- the LOC139766519 gene encoding uncharacterized protein isoform X10 → MPRSFLERHLHRRGAAHHDPPTPPPSSTATTTATTSSSSTAATTTGATTRPHQEAASGGSTNASFSRKGSRTWTEDCCGGEAELPEDTPTNPAHPVYAAAHTAAHKGRDARASISLEDDLHDLLARNSKSAGGVLVLLLGVVVLAWVLGACGASWAWLMVSIGVTWALVTGALQRAADDAARYEWMRVQRRRALQADETCEWLNLLLNRWWVFSSASIFARLKAALDPRLHEAKPAFLETICLKQLSLGERTPVLRSVRTWDVTTTAGGVDGSPRRPLCPSRPPPGLAHAPTHTMALMCDLALDSDTFSAILAARIGGKGMGVELEVGVEKLAVLGRVVVTVTLDMEAPFPHLTRIALSFTEKPQVWFSVRILKAVQMMEVPVLKTWLHSLVTDALATAWVDPGQLEINIHSTEVIVPETRPGDTLAQGVLTVILWTLKGTSGVGLDEDKWVVVMVDGQQHVTPAITMPRWQEACSFLVSSSPNHHNLVLKVKTKRLITTTLTQYDLPLSQYGLDTCRVAETVLQKKGGKVIGGSVPSLHVRLQYTPLTPVNLDSPLPTSLVESQEGAGVLYILVHGADNITTASDYQPSPYCLIFSNRRKVKTTHYVCECGSPQWECGVEVLVRDVATVTLAVAVCSLPRGAQDTELLGLASLSLATVELPIVRRRLPLTRSLPTPGGATSSTSSPGTVTVTVVFRSVPSVAGCNISSTELGSEKGLSSSVGSMPASQPSPPLTSCPSMPLGDDDDLAIKKRSNTPWYSQASRFLGTTRDGETGTQDIGDILASGLGLIELTIIRARDLVAKDLNGYSDPYCVVKVNGEVKYRTRVKKKTLDPEWEETLMTHLPKHPDALAITLWDHDAFGRDFLGSVSLREADVRQMSQGDAPVWCALEGTKSGQLEIRVKVISDDYEHQLKSSQATMIMTDSGPTATEDPAKVDSECPEDKNEDGVAPNPLQEDSEIVVPKPSPSLEDEEVRGPRAQSRSVSYASNGVHDPLTLTNGRRASESAIIDSKRDPLAEERNGTFSGSATPSCASPVHTSSRSRKTGARIIANALSMARARPRTETSSEASSTTASPTRGHQSPASITKPLPKISLTEHSEDDYGGSSPEHHHKNKKSSDGGLRAVRDKP, encoded by the exons GTTCACGGACGTGGACGGAGgattgttgtggtggggaggcggAGCTGCCGGAGGACACGCCCACCAACCCCGCCCACCCAGTGTACGCCGCCGCCCACACTGCCGCGCACAAGGGCAGGGACGCCCGCGCCTCTATCTCCCTGGAAGACGACCTCCATGACCTCCTGGCCAGGAACTCTAAG TCAGCTGGCGGTGTATTGGTGCTACTGTTGGGCGTGGTGGTGCTGGCCTGGGTACTGGGAGCCTGCGGTGCCTCCTGGGCCTGGCTTATGGTCAGTATAGGGGTCACATGGGCCCTGGTGACGGGCGCCCTACAGCGTGCTGCTGACGATGCTGCAAG GTACGAGTGGATGAGGGTGCAGCGGCGTCGGGCACTGCAGGCAGATGAGACGTGTGAGTGGCTCAACCTACTCCTGAACCGCTGGTGGGTCTTCTCCTCTGCCTCCATATTTGCCAGGCTCAAGGCTGCCCTTGATCCCCGCCTTCATGAGGCCAAGCCAGCCTTTCTGG AGACAATCTGCTTGAAGCAGTTGAGCCTGGGGGAGAGGACGCCGGTGCTGCGGAGCGTGAGGACCTGGGATGTAACCACTACAGCGGGAGGCGTGGATGGTAGTCCCCGCCGCCCTCTATGCCCATCCCGCCCACCACCTGGCCTCGCCCATGCTCCCACTCATACCATGGCCCTCATGTGTGACTTGGCCCTTGACTCAGACACATTCTCCGCCATTCTCGCCGCCAGGATAGGTGGTAAGGG GATGGGTGTGGAATTGGAGGTTGGAGTGGAAAAGCTGGCAGTGttgggacgtgtggtggtgacagtCACCCTGGATATGGAAGCACCCTTCCCACACCTGACCCGCATCGCTCTTTCCTTCACTGAGAAGCCCCAGGTCTGGTTCAGCGTCAGAATCCTTAAG GCAGTGCAGATGATGGAGGTGCCAGTGCTCAAGACATGGCTCCACTCTCTAGTGACAGATGCCCTGGCCACCGCCTGGGTTGATCCAGGTCAGCTCGAGATCAACATTCATTCCACTGAGGTCATTGTACCTGAGACCCGCCCTGGGGATACACTTGCCCAGGGTGTCCTCACCGTCATCCTCTGGACTCTCAAGGGCACCTCAG GCGTAGGTCTAGATGAGGacaagtgggtggtggtgatggtggatggtcaGCAGCATGTGACGCCAGCTATCACTATGCCCCGCTGGCAAGAGGCATGCAGCTTCCTGGTTAGCTCCTCCCCAAACCACCACAACCTGGTGCTGAAGGTCAAGACTAAGaggctcatcaccaccaccctcacacaatATGACCTGCCACTCAGTCAGTATGGGCTTGACACCTGTAGAGT GGCAGAGACAGTACTACAAAAGAAAGGAGGGAAGGTGATTGGGGGGAGTGTTCCTTCCCTCCATGTCAGGCTGCAGTACACTCCCCTGACCCCTGTCAACCTGGACTCACCCCTCCCTACATCCCTCGTGGAAAGTCAAGAAG GTGCTGGTGTGCTGTACattttggttcatggtgcagacAACATCACCACTGCGTCTGACTACCAGCCCAGCCCATACTGCCTCATCTTCAGCAACCGCAGAAAG GTGAAGACAACGCATTATGTGTGCGAGTGTGGGTCACCACAGTGGGAATGTggagtggaggtgttggtgagagatgtGGCTACTGTAACGCTAGCTGTGGCTGTATGCTCCTTGCCACGAGGGGCCCAAGACACGGAGCTTCTTGGCctcgcctccctctcccttgccacA GTGGAGCTGCCTATTGTTCGTCGTCGGCTGCCTCTCACCCGGAGTCTCCCTACCCCAGGGGGTGCCACATCCTCAACCTCATCACCAGG GACAGTAACAGTGACGGTGGTGTTCAGGTCTGTTCCATCAGTGGCTGGGTGCAATATAAGCTCAACTGAATTAGGCTCAGAAAAGGGGCTTTCATCATCAGTGGGTTCAATGCCAGCATCTCAGCCTTCCCCACCCCTTACCTCATGCCCCTCCATGCccttgggtgatgatgatgacttggcCATTAAGAAGCGTAGCAACACACCGTGGTACAGCCAGGCA AGTCGTTTCTTAGGAACAACTCGAGATGGAGAAACTGGTACCCAGGACATTGGAGACATTCTTGCCTCTGGCCTGGGCCTCATAGAACTCACCATTATCAG GGCACGGGACCTAGTGGCTAAGGATTTAAATGGTTATAGTGATCCGTACTGTGTAGTGAAGGTCAATGGAGAGGTCAAATATAGGACACGGGTTAAGAAGAAGACTCTTGACCCAGAATGGGAGGAAACCCTCATGACCCACTTGCCCAAGCACCCTGATGCCTTGGCTATT ACCCTGTGGGACCATGATGCCTTTGGAAGAGACTTCTTGGGCTCGGTATCTTTAAGAGAGGCTGATGTGCGGCAGATGTCTCAAGGTGATGCCCCTGTATGGTGTGCCCTTGAAGGCACAAAGTCAGGGCAGCTGGAGATCAGAGTCAAGGTTATCTCTGATGATTATGAG CACCAGCTGAAATCGTCACAAGCCACAATGATCATGACAGATAGTGGACCAACAGCTACAGAAGACCCAGCAAAGGTGGATAGTGAATGTCCAGAGGACAAGAATGAGGACGGTGTGGCACCAAACCCACTTCAGGAAGACTCAGAAATTGTCGTACCAAAACCATCACCCTCGTTAGAG GATGAGGAAGTTCGAGGTCCAAGAGCACAATCACGAAGTGTTTCATATGCCAGTAATGGTGTCCATGATCCCCTGACACTCACCAATGGAAGAAGGGCAAGTGAATCAGCTATTATTGATAGCAAGAGGGACCCTCTAGCTGAAGAGCGGAATGGCACCTTTAGTGGTTCTGCCACTCCATCTTGCGCTAGTCCTGTCCACACTTCATCCAGGTCAAGAAAAACTGGTGCCAGAATCATTGCTAATGCCCTGTCAATGGCAAGAGCCCGGCCTAGGACTGAAACCTCAAGCGAGGCTTCATCCACTACAGCCAGCCCAACAAGAGGCCACCAGAGCCCAGCCTCCATAACCAAGCCTCTTCCAAAGATCAGTCTGACAGAGCACAGTGAAGATGACTATGGAGGCAGCAGCCCTGAACATCATCATAAGAACAAGAAGTCCTCTGATGGAGGCCTGCGGGCAGTGCGGGACAAG
- the LOC139766519 gene encoding uncharacterized protein isoform X9, with translation MPRSFLERHLHRRGAAHHDPPTPPPSSTATTTATTSSSSTAATTTGATTRPHQEAASGGSTNASFSRKGSRTWTEDCCGGEAELPEDTPTNPAHPVYAAAHTAAHKGRDARASISLEDDLHDLLARNSKSAGGVLVLLLGVVVLAWVLGACGASWAWLMVSIGVTWALVTGALQRAADDAARYEWMRVQRRRALQADETCEWLNLLLNRWWVFSSASIFARLKAALDPRLHEAKPAFLETICLKQLSLGERTPVLRSVRTWDVTTTAGGVDGSPRRPLCPSRPPPGLAHAPTHTMALMCDLALDSDTFSAILAARIGGKGMGVELEVGVEKLAVLGRVVVTVTLDMEAPFPHLTRIALSFTEKPQVWFSVRILKAVQMMEVPVLKTWLHSLVTDALATAWVDPGQLEINIHSTEVIVPETRPGDTLAQGVLTVILWTLKGTSGVGLDEDKWVVVMVDGQQHVTPAITMPRWQEACSFLVSSSPNHHNLVLKVKTKRLITTTLTQYDLPLSQYGLDTCRVAETVLQKKGGKVIGGSVPSLHVRLQYTPLTPVNLDSPLPTSLVESQEGAGVLYILVHGADNITTASDYQPSPYCLIFSNRRKVKTTHYVCECGSPQWECGVEVLVRDVATVTLAVAVCSLPRGAQDTELLGLASLSLATVELPIVRRRLPLTRSLPTPGGATSSTSSPGTVTVTVVFRSVPSVAGCNISSTELGSEKGLSSSVGSMPASQPSPPLTSCPSMPLGDDDDLAIKKRSNTPWYSQASRFLGTTRDGETGTQDIGDILASGLGLIELTIIRARDLVAKDLNGYSDPYCVVKVNGEVKYRTRVKKKTLDPEWEETLMTHLPKHPDALAITLWDHDAFGRDFLGSVSLREADVRQMSQGDAPVWCALEGTKSGQLEIRVKVISDDYEHQLKSSQATMIMTDSGPTATEDPAKVDSECPEDKNEDGVAPNPLQEDSEIVVPKPSPSLEDEEVRGPRAQSRSVSYASNGVHDPLTLTNGRRASESAIIDSKRDPLAEERNGTFSGSATPSCASPVHTSSRSRKTGARIIANALSMARARPRTETSSEASSTTASPTRGHQSPASITKPLPKISLTEHSEDDYGGSSPEHHHKNKKSSDGGLRAVRDKFRRLRK, from the exons GTTCACGGACGTGGACGGAGgattgttgtggtggggaggcggAGCTGCCGGAGGACACGCCCACCAACCCCGCCCACCCAGTGTACGCCGCCGCCCACACTGCCGCGCACAAGGGCAGGGACGCCCGCGCCTCTATCTCCCTGGAAGACGACCTCCATGACCTCCTGGCCAGGAACTCTAAG TCAGCTGGCGGTGTATTGGTGCTACTGTTGGGCGTGGTGGTGCTGGCCTGGGTACTGGGAGCCTGCGGTGCCTCCTGGGCCTGGCTTATGGTCAGTATAGGGGTCACATGGGCCCTGGTGACGGGCGCCCTACAGCGTGCTGCTGACGATGCTGCAAG GTACGAGTGGATGAGGGTGCAGCGGCGTCGGGCACTGCAGGCAGATGAGACGTGTGAGTGGCTCAACCTACTCCTGAACCGCTGGTGGGTCTTCTCCTCTGCCTCCATATTTGCCAGGCTCAAGGCTGCCCTTGATCCCCGCCTTCATGAGGCCAAGCCAGCCTTTCTGG AGACAATCTGCTTGAAGCAGTTGAGCCTGGGGGAGAGGACGCCGGTGCTGCGGAGCGTGAGGACCTGGGATGTAACCACTACAGCGGGAGGCGTGGATGGTAGTCCCCGCCGCCCTCTATGCCCATCCCGCCCACCACCTGGCCTCGCCCATGCTCCCACTCATACCATGGCCCTCATGTGTGACTTGGCCCTTGACTCAGACACATTCTCCGCCATTCTCGCCGCCAGGATAGGTGGTAAGGG GATGGGTGTGGAATTGGAGGTTGGAGTGGAAAAGCTGGCAGTGttgggacgtgtggtggtgacagtCACCCTGGATATGGAAGCACCCTTCCCACACCTGACCCGCATCGCTCTTTCCTTCACTGAGAAGCCCCAGGTCTGGTTCAGCGTCAGAATCCTTAAG GCAGTGCAGATGATGGAGGTGCCAGTGCTCAAGACATGGCTCCACTCTCTAGTGACAGATGCCCTGGCCACCGCCTGGGTTGATCCAGGTCAGCTCGAGATCAACATTCATTCCACTGAGGTCATTGTACCTGAGACCCGCCCTGGGGATACACTTGCCCAGGGTGTCCTCACCGTCATCCTCTGGACTCTCAAGGGCACCTCAG GCGTAGGTCTAGATGAGGacaagtgggtggtggtgatggtggatggtcaGCAGCATGTGACGCCAGCTATCACTATGCCCCGCTGGCAAGAGGCATGCAGCTTCCTGGTTAGCTCCTCCCCAAACCACCACAACCTGGTGCTGAAGGTCAAGACTAAGaggctcatcaccaccaccctcacacaatATGACCTGCCACTCAGTCAGTATGGGCTTGACACCTGTAGAGT GGCAGAGACAGTACTACAAAAGAAAGGAGGGAAGGTGATTGGGGGGAGTGTTCCTTCCCTCCATGTCAGGCTGCAGTACACTCCCCTGACCCCTGTCAACCTGGACTCACCCCTCCCTACATCCCTCGTGGAAAGTCAAGAAG GTGCTGGTGTGCTGTACattttggttcatggtgcagacAACATCACCACTGCGTCTGACTACCAGCCCAGCCCATACTGCCTCATCTTCAGCAACCGCAGAAAG GTGAAGACAACGCATTATGTGTGCGAGTGTGGGTCACCACAGTGGGAATGTggagtggaggtgttggtgagagatgtGGCTACTGTAACGCTAGCTGTGGCTGTATGCTCCTTGCCACGAGGGGCCCAAGACACGGAGCTTCTTGGCctcgcctccctctcccttgccacA GTGGAGCTGCCTATTGTTCGTCGTCGGCTGCCTCTCACCCGGAGTCTCCCTACCCCAGGGGGTGCCACATCCTCAACCTCATCACCAGG GACAGTAACAGTGACGGTGGTGTTCAGGTCTGTTCCATCAGTGGCTGGGTGCAATATAAGCTCAACTGAATTAGGCTCAGAAAAGGGGCTTTCATCATCAGTGGGTTCAATGCCAGCATCTCAGCCTTCCCCACCCCTTACCTCATGCCCCTCCATGCccttgggtgatgatgatgacttggcCATTAAGAAGCGTAGCAACACACCGTGGTACAGCCAGGCA AGTCGTTTCTTAGGAACAACTCGAGATGGAGAAACTGGTACCCAGGACATTGGAGACATTCTTGCCTCTGGCCTGGGCCTCATAGAACTCACCATTATCAG GGCACGGGACCTAGTGGCTAAGGATTTAAATGGTTATAGTGATCCGTACTGTGTAGTGAAGGTCAATGGAGAGGTCAAATATAGGACACGGGTTAAGAAGAAGACTCTTGACCCAGAATGGGAGGAAACCCTCATGACCCACTTGCCCAAGCACCCTGATGCCTTGGCTATT ACCCTGTGGGACCATGATGCCTTTGGAAGAGACTTCTTGGGCTCGGTATCTTTAAGAGAGGCTGATGTGCGGCAGATGTCTCAAGGTGATGCCCCTGTATGGTGTGCCCTTGAAGGCACAAAGTCAGGGCAGCTGGAGATCAGAGTCAAGGTTATCTCTGATGATTATGAG CACCAGCTGAAATCGTCACAAGCCACAATGATCATGACAGATAGTGGACCAACAGCTACAGAAGACCCAGCAAAGGTGGATAGTGAATGTCCAGAGGACAAGAATGAGGACGGTGTGGCACCAAACCCACTTCAGGAAGACTCAGAAATTGTCGTACCAAAACCATCACCCTCGTTAGAG GATGAGGAAGTTCGAGGTCCAAGAGCACAATCACGAAGTGTTTCATATGCCAGTAATGGTGTCCATGATCCCCTGACACTCACCAATGGAAGAAGGGCAAGTGAATCAGCTATTATTGATAGCAAGAGGGACCCTCTAGCTGAAGAGCGGAATGGCACCTTTAGTGGTTCTGCCACTCCATCTTGCGCTAGTCCTGTCCACACTTCATCCAGGTCAAGAAAAACTGGTGCCAGAATCATTGCTAATGCCCTGTCAATGGCAAGAGCCCGGCCTAGGACTGAAACCTCAAGCGAGGCTTCATCCACTACAGCCAGCCCAACAAGAGGCCACCAGAGCCCAGCCTCCATAACCAAGCCTCTTCCAAAGATCAGTCTGACAGAGCACAGTGAAGATGACTATGGAGGCAGCAGCCCTGAACATCATCATAAGAACAAGAAGTCCTCTGATGGAGGCCTGCGGGCAGTGCGGGACAAG